GGGCGGAAGCACGATTACTCAGCAGCTTGCGAAAAACCTGTTGGTCGGTGGAGAGAAAAAATTCGTCAGAAAAATAAAAGAGGCAATCCTTGCCACGCGTATAGAGAGAGCATTAACCAAAGAGGAAATACTATGTCTTTATCTGAATGAGATCTATCTTGGCAGCAATGCATACGGAGTCGAAGCGGCTGCCCGTACGTATTTCGATAAGGGAGTGAAAGACCTCACGCTTGCCGAATGCGCAATGCTCGCAGGACTTCCCAAAGCTCCTTCCTCGTATTCCCCGAAAAGAAACTTGCAAGAAGCGCTGAAACGTCGGGCGTACGTTCTCGAACGAATGCGGCAGGACGGGTATATTAAGACTGAAGAAGAATTCGAAATTGCCAAAAACGAACAGCCCCACATCAGCACGAGAACAAATCCCTATTTACGAGCTGCCCCTGATTTTGTCGAGCATGTGCGTCGATACGTGGAAAAGAAATACGGAACGGATACTCTTTATAAAGAAGGTTTGCACGTGTACACCACTGTAGACCTGGACATGACGAAAAAAGCCCAAAATGCAATGGAAGAAGGATTGCGGGAACTGGACAAGCGCCAGGGATATCGCGGTCCGCTCCGCACCATGAACGTGAAGACCATGATGGAGTTTCTCGAAGAGAAAACCCGATCCATGGATGCGCCTTTGAAATTCGGTCAGATCACCGAAGGCGTGGTGACTCAGATTGATGCAGAAAACATCTACGTGCGCATGGGCAGTTATGTTCAGGGAGGAAACAGAAAAGAATACGTAGGACAGATCAAGATCGATCCCAATCCCAAATGGTGGGTTCGACAGCCATATATGCGCGCTGAGTTGCGGACGCGTAATTTTGCGTCAGGAGATCTGCCCTTTCAGGTGGGCGATTTGATTCTCGTTCGCATCACCGATCCTAATGAGAAAAGGCGTGACCTGTACCTTAAGAAGTACGGAAAAACCGATCCTGAGATGAAGAACTACAAGGAATATACTGAGGATATGGTGTCGTACTTCCCACTGGAAGTGGAGCAGGAACCAATTGCACAGGCAGCGCTCATGTTCCGGGAGAATAGGACCGGTCAAATCCGGGTCATGTTGGGTGGGTATGGCTCCGATTCACAGTTCAACCGTGCAGTGCAGGCGAGAAGGCAAGCGGGGTCGTCCTTCAAGCCGGTGATTTATGCAGCGGCTCTCAACAAAGGATTCACGTGTTCCGATATAATCCTGGATTCACCGCTCGCTTTGTCTGTTCCGGGAACTGGTGAGGTGTGGAGACCCAAGAATTATCGGGGCGGTTTTCAAGGACCCGTGACGTTCAGAGATTCCATTGTCAAATCACGCAATATCCCCACTATTAAAATTCTCCAGCAAATCGGAATCGAACATACCAAAGGTTATGCACGGAAACTCGGCTACACGTCTCCTATGGTGGAGAATCTCACCCTGGCATTGGGCTCCACAAACGTAACCCTGGAAGAACAGGTTAATGCCTACTCGGTGTTTCCGAACAGAGGGTATTACGTGCCGGGTATATCGGTAACAAAGATAATAGATCGTAACGGCAAAGTGCTTGAAGAACACGATCTTCCTGTTTTCGTCGACGATCCGGCGCAATCGGATTTGCCCGCATTGCAGAAAGTGTCCCATTCTACGATGCGAACCACAGGGGGAGACGGCGATATTCCCGACAGAGGAGCCCCTCTTGTGAAAAGACGGATTGACGAGGGCACGGCCTACATCATGAGTTCCCTTCTACAAGGGGTCATTAAGGAAGGCACAGCGACCGTTCTCAAGAAGATCGTTGGAAGACCGGACATCGCCGGAAAAACCGGCACCACCAACGAAAACGTTGACGCCTGGTTTGTGGGATTTTCTCCTGATTACACCTGTGGGGTATGGGTAGGGTTCGACACCGAGATAAGTCTTGGTGACAGCGAAACAGGGGGGCATGCTGCCGCACCGATCTGGGGATATTTCATGCGTGAGGCCCTCCGGAATGTGCCGGTGAAAGAGTTTGCTCCGCCCGGAACAGTAGAATTTCGCAAAATAGACCCGAGAACCGGATTGCTGACTTCATCGTCCGAGGGAGTCCCTGAAGTCTTCAAAGTAGGCAGCGGTCCTGCTCAGATTGAACCACGCTTGATAAAAGGTTCCAGATGGGATCACTCAGGCTCGGATCTGGACCAATTTTGATCGCTTGAATCGCACTCTTTTTCCTTCAGAAGCCGAGGGTATAATTCCTCCACGTTGATATATCAATGTGCTTTCATAAAGGGAATATTGAGAAACCAGCTATTTGCCGGTCCCGGCAAATCTCCTTCGCTGCGAACGGCACCGCCTGACTTCGCTTCGGAGACATGCCGGGACCGGATTTGCTCCCGCCGGTGGCGGGATTGCTTCTTTGAACGCACATTGGTAATACACACTTCAAAACCCATCGGACACACATGTTCGCGGTAAAATGCCCTGCTTTACACGGAAGAATCTGTGCAAAGCGCTTGACATGAGGCACATAGGGCATATATGTCTTCCTAAGGACTGTATTTACCCCGGGAATTTTGCCGTAAAGCGCGTTTTTTTTGGTTCTTTTCCCGTTTTTTTCCTCTCATAATATGGTCTAACTGGAATAGAGGTTGCTTACATGGCAGACGAAATCGAAAGAAAAGATGATTTTGAAACAGATGATCCAATGAGGGCTCAGAGCATTAACCTGGCGGATATTCCGGATGAATTGCCGCTACTCCCGGTCCGCGATGTTGTGATCTACTCATATATGATACTCCCCCTCATGGTCGGCCGAGAGCGATCGATAAAAGCTGTGGAGGCTGCTCTGGCCAAGGATAGACTGATTTTTTTGGCAACCCAGAAGTTCTCTACCGAAGAAGATCCGGCACCGGAGTCAATCTATCCCGTCGGTACGATAGCCATGGTGGTGAAGATGTTGAAACTGCCCGACGGCAGGGTCAAAATTCTCGTCCAGGGGCTTGCAAAGGCGCGGATTGACCGTTTTGTGGAAAATCTTGATTTCTTCAAGGTAGTTATTGAGAAGATTCAGGAGCCTCCGGCGGTATCAATTACCATTGAAGTGGAAGCCCTCATGAGATCGGTCAAGGAGAATTCCGAAAAAATTCTCCAGTTGCGGGGCATTATCTCTCCGGATGCGGTCGCGATACTGGATTCCATTGACGATCCCGGCAGACTGGCAGATCTCGTTGCCTCAAACCTCAAACTGAGAGTGGATGAATCCCAGGCAATCCTCGAGGTGATCGATCCCATCGAGAGGCTCACCAAGGTGAACGAGCTTCTCTCGAAAGAGCTGGAACTCTCTGCCATGCAGGCCAAGATCCAGACGCAGGCCAAAGAGGAAATGGGAAAAACTCACCGTGAGTACTTCCTGAGGGAGCAACTCAAGGCGATCCAGGGCGAGCTCGGGGAAATAGATGAAAAGACCAAAGAAATAGAAGAATTCAGGCAAAAGATCGCCAAAGCCAGACTGCCGAAAGATACGGAAAAGGAAGCAGAAAAACAGCTCAGCAGGCTTGGTCAAATGCATCCCGATGCTGCGGAAGCATCGATCATACGAACGTATCTCGATTGGATGGTAGAGTTGCCCTGGTCGAAGTCCACTCGCGACAAATTGGACATAAAGAACGCGAAAGTTATTCTCGATGAGGACCACTACGATCTCGAAAAAGTGAAAGACCGTATCCTCGAGTATCTCGGTGTTCGCAAGCTCAACAAGAATATGAAAGGCCCGATCCTGTGCTTCGTGGGACCTCCGGGTGTGGGCAAGACTTCGCTCGGCAAATCCATTGCCCGCGCTCTGGGGCGAAAATTCACCCGAATTTCTCTGGGAGGCGTACGGGATGAAGCTGAAATTCGAGGTCATCGACGGACGTACATCGGCGCGCTGCCCGGAAGAATTATCCAGGGCCTGAAAACTGCCGGCTCCAATAATCCTGTTTTCATGTTGGATGAGATCGACAAAGTTGGGGCGGATTTCCGGGGCGATCCCTCAGCAGCACTGCTGGAAGTGCTCGATCCTGAGCAAAACCATGCATTTAGCGATCATTACCTCAATGTTCCGTTCGATTTGTCCAAGGTCATGTTCATTACGACGGCCAACCTTGCAGATCCGATTATTGCAGCTCTGAAAGATCGAATGGAAATCATTGAGCTTTCTGGATACATTGATGAAGAAAAGCTCAAGATAACCCGTCAGTACCTGATTCCCCGTCAAATCAAAGAAAACGGGATCAGGAAAGAGGATTTCGACATCACTGATGAAGCGATTCTCGGGATAATCAATCAATATACCCGTGAAGCAGGTTTGCGAAATCTCGAAAGGGAAATTGCCGCGCTTTGCAGGAAGATCGCCCGAATGATAGCTGAAGGCGAGAAAAAGATACCCAGGATCACCGCTAAAAACTTGAACAGATTCCTTGGGGTTCCCCGATTCCTTCCGGACCGTGAAAAACGTAGCGAGGAGGTCGGTGTAGCGACAGGCCTTGCCTGGACTCCGTACGGCGGCGACGTGCTCCACATTGAGGCCACACTGATGGAGGGCCGCGGGAATCTTTCCCTCACCGGCCAACTGGGCGATGTGATGAAAGAATCCGGTCAAGCAGCCATGTCGTACTTTCGATCGCGTGCCGCAAAATTCGGCATGAAGGAAAAATTCTATTTTTCCAAGGACATTCATGTGCACGTTCCTGCTGGAGCAATTCCCAAGGACGGCCCGTCTGCCGGAGTAACCATGGCTACGGCTCTGATCAGTGCATTCACCGGCATTCCGGTTCGGTCCGATGTGGCCATGACTGGAGAAATTACGCTCAGAGGCAGAGTCTTACCCATTGGCGGGCTGCGCGAGAAGTCTCTTGCGGCGCTGAGGAGTCGTATCTACACTGTGATTGCTCCGGAACAGAACGAAAAGGATCTGGAAGAGATTCCCCGGCACATTCGACGGCGACTGAATTTCAAATTTGTGAAACATATGGATGAAGTGCTGAAGATCGCTTTGGCAGAAGATCCGGAGGTCCGCAAGAAAACAGATAAAACCGGAGCTCAGTCAAATGAATCAAAAAAGCCGACCCGGTTGTCCGGCAAAAGAAAAGCTCCTGAAGATGGGGCGACTCCGTGAGCTTTTGGGACCAGATGAACTATCTGACTATTATCTATGTGCTTTTGATCCTCCTGGGGCTCGTTTGGGTGGTCTTCAGAATCCGCGCGTTTCTGAGATCCCAAAAAGAACGAGACGCGATGTGGGACCGAATGTTGACCGAGGAGGAACTCAAAGCACTTTATCAGAACGCAAGAAAGAATGTTCCTGAAGGGGACGGAGAGTCTGCTGTGCAGGCTAAAGAGCCGGGTACAAACAATTAGGATATTCACCGACAAGACTGGAGCGAAAAATTCTGACGTTTATGCCACGCTCCAATACAAGATATTAGTGGGGACCGACGTCCCTGTCGGTCCATATTATCGATATTATTGATTATATTGAAAGCGTGCCGGCACGGAGAGACTGTCTCAAAAGTCGAAATTTGTCCCAGATCATCGTGGCACGAATTTCTCATCATCCTACCCCTACAACGATGGCAAATCGTGGCACGATTTATGTACTCACCTCATTACCCGGTAATCTTGGATCAGTATTTTAAGATTAGTTTCCGGTCGGCCGGCACCCACCAATACTCCTATCTTCAATCGGACACCAACTCTGGTAGTTGCTACACCGAACGGCTGTTCCGAGCAACGTTGCTTGTTCGGAACACAAATTAACCTGACGAAATTTCAATATCATCTACCGATTTAAGATCTAGCGCCTGACTGCAATTCTCTGACCTTGTTTTCCACCAATTCCGACGCATCCAGCATGTTCGATTCAATTTCTTGTCTCAATCTTTCGTAATCATCATTGGTGAGTCCCTGCGGCACAATAGTCGGTTTTCCGAAAGCCATGACAATGGTACTGAAAGGAAGCGGTAAGATCATGCTGTCCCAGGATTTGAATTGTACCTGTCGTGTCGCCCAACTCACCATGGGTACCACCGGTTGTCCTGTTTCTTTTCCTACAATGACAATACCCATTTTGACCTTTCGCGATGGGCCCCGTGGCGCGTCCACCGCGAGTCCTGAACAGTAATTTCTGTCCTTTATCTGATCGATCATTTCTGCAAGAGCTTCTTTACCGCCTCGTGAGGATGAACCCCTCACCGTGTCGTATCCCATTCTCCGGATGGAGCGATCGATAATTTCACCATCCC
The sequence above is a segment of the Desulfomonile tiedjei DSM 6799 genome. Coding sequences within it:
- a CDS encoding penicillin-binding protein 1A is translated as MNPYFGEQKTPKNPFTEMYARSQPTKKRGSFFGGMARFVLLIFIGAFFGGIGVAAQGYIFFNQGLPSIEKLKTHVPPTVTEFYGSKGEIIGEFAHQRRYVLTIDQIPKLLQEAFIAAEDKNFPIHGGVDTEAIVRAAKRNLTAGTLGQGGSTITQQLAKNLLVGGEKKFVRKIKEAILATRIERALTKEEILCLYLNEIYLGSNAYGVEAAARTYFDKGVKDLTLAECAMLAGLPKAPSSYSPKRNLQEALKRRAYVLERMRQDGYIKTEEEFEIAKNEQPHISTRTNPYLRAAPDFVEHVRRYVEKKYGTDTLYKEGLHVYTTVDLDMTKKAQNAMEEGLRELDKRQGYRGPLRTMNVKTMMEFLEEKTRSMDAPLKFGQITEGVVTQIDAENIYVRMGSYVQGGNRKEYVGQIKIDPNPKWWVRQPYMRAELRTRNFASGDLPFQVGDLILVRITDPNEKRRDLYLKKYGKTDPEMKNYKEYTEDMVSYFPLEVEQEPIAQAALMFRENRTGQIRVMLGGYGSDSQFNRAVQARRQAGSSFKPVIYAAALNKGFTCSDIILDSPLALSVPGTGEVWRPKNYRGGFQGPVTFRDSIVKSRNIPTIKILQQIGIEHTKGYARKLGYTSPMVENLTLALGSTNVTLEEQVNAYSVFPNRGYYVPGISVTKIIDRNGKVLEEHDLPVFVDDPAQSDLPALQKVSHSTMRTTGGDGDIPDRGAPLVKRRIDEGTAYIMSSLLQGVIKEGTATVLKKIVGRPDIAGKTGTTNENVDAWFVGFSPDYTCGVWVGFDTEISLGDSETGGHAAAPIWGYFMREALRNVPVKEFAPPGTVEFRKIDPRTGLLTSSSEGVPEVFKVGSGPAQIEPRLIKGSRWDHSGSDLDQF
- the lon gene encoding endopeptidase La; protein product: MADEIERKDDFETDDPMRAQSINLADIPDELPLLPVRDVVIYSYMILPLMVGRERSIKAVEAALAKDRLIFLATQKFSTEEDPAPESIYPVGTIAMVVKMLKLPDGRVKILVQGLAKARIDRFVENLDFFKVVIEKIQEPPAVSITIEVEALMRSVKENSEKILQLRGIISPDAVAILDSIDDPGRLADLVASNLKLRVDESQAILEVIDPIERLTKVNELLSKELELSAMQAKIQTQAKEEMGKTHREYFLREQLKAIQGELGEIDEKTKEIEEFRQKIAKARLPKDTEKEAEKQLSRLGQMHPDAAEASIIRTYLDWMVELPWSKSTRDKLDIKNAKVILDEDHYDLEKVKDRILEYLGVRKLNKNMKGPILCFVGPPGVGKTSLGKSIARALGRKFTRISLGGVRDEAEIRGHRRTYIGALPGRIIQGLKTAGSNNPVFMLDEIDKVGADFRGDPSAALLEVLDPEQNHAFSDHYLNVPFDLSKVMFITTANLADPIIAALKDRMEIIELSGYIDEEKLKITRQYLIPRQIKENGIRKEDFDITDEAILGIINQYTREAGLRNLEREIAALCRKIARMIAEGEKKIPRITAKNLNRFLGVPRFLPDREKRSEEVGVATGLAWTPYGGDVLHIEATLMEGRGNLSLTGQLGDVMKESGQAAMSYFRSRAAKFGMKEKFYFSKDIHVHVPAGAIPKDGPSAGVTMATALISAFTGIPVRSDVAMTGEITLRGRVLPIGGLREKSLAALRSRIYTVIAPEQNEKDLEEIPRHIRRRLNFKFVKHMDEVLKIALAEDPEVRKKTDKTGAQSNESKKPTRLSGKRKAPEDGATP
- a CDS encoding lysophospholipid acyltransferase family protein encodes the protein MSEESKPKKKEKGEQLWFKLILFFVPRLVSLYFRIVDLTSKKLFLNREYEEQICKKQPFTCACFHGTMLFPVYYCRRYPGVVMVSQSWDGEIIDRSIRRMGYDTVRGSSSRGGKEALAEMIDQIKDRNYCSGLAVDAPRGPSRKVKMGIVIVGKETGQPVVPMVSWATRQVQFKSWDSMILPLPFSTIVMAFGKPTIVPQGLTNDDYERLRQEIESNMLDASELVENKVRELQSGARS